A part of Arachis hypogaea cultivar Tifrunner chromosome 12, arahy.Tifrunner.gnm2.J5K5, whole genome shotgun sequence genomic DNA contains:
- the LOC140176669 gene encoding protein MAIN-LIKE 1-like codes for MPFGECTITLQDVVYQLGLPVDRHYVSGCLTDFHVYIEGGRPAWQWFHELLGVLPPANQIQKFAVNCTWFQETFTECPEGLFADKSGNRIHIRWLPFVARLEEMDGYSWGLVALAWLYRCMCRVANRHVVKLAGPLQLLQSWIFWRFPGFRPAGWSGYNPGISEKGPRVQMARLRIDLL; via the exons aTGCCGTTCGGCGAGTGCACCATCACACTTCAGGACGTCGTGTACCAGTTGGGATTGCCAGTGGACAGACATTATGTCAGTGGTTGCCTGACAGATTTCCACGTATACATAGAGGGTGGCAGGCCAGCTTGGCAGTGGTTCCATGAGTTGCTTGGTGTGTTACCTCCCGCGAACCAAATACAAAAGTTCGCAGTGAACTGTACCTGGTTCCAGGAGACTTTCACAGAGTGCCCCGAGGGG ctgtttgccgacaagtccggcaaTCGTATTCATATCAGATGGTTACCGTTTGTCGCTAGGCTTGAGGAGATGGATGGCTATAGCTGGGGGTTGGTGGCACTagcatggttgtaccggtgcatgtgccgagtggccAACAGACATGTAGTGAAGTTAGCTGGGCCGTTACAGTTACTTCAGTCTTGGATCTTTTGGCGTTTTCCTGGTTTTAGGCCGGCTGG GTGGTCAGGTTACAATCCTGGGATTAGCGAGAAGGGACCTCGGGTGCAGATGGCTCGACTGAGGATCGACTTGTTATAG
- the LOC112729860 gene encoding uncharacterized protein, protein MFPPCIEAFRHCKPLVSIDGTHLYGKYRGTLLVAIAQDGNSNILPVAFALVEGENADSWSFFLSHLRQHVTPQPGLLVISDRHNGIKAALEAPDGEWLPPAAYRAFCIRHVAANFALTFKGKDARGLLVNATYAKTEVEFDYWFDILRSENPAMCDWANRIEYSLWTQYCDEGRRFGHMTTNISECVNSIHKGVRNLLVCSLVKATYGRLAELFVCKGREAQAQLGSGQQFSQYLVKCIEANLKTARYFTVTVYDRDNSEYTVAETTPTGSFSLGSYRVSLGSQTCDCGYFQALHFPCPHALACYAYSRVTWQPYVHSVYRLSSVFSVYQMGFTPPIPEGFWPPYDGPTVIPDPNMKRVREGRPRSTRIRTNMDEVDPNRPKKCGICRQPGHTRWSCPQAGGPSHPV, encoded by the coding sequence ATGTTCCCACCTtgtatcgaggcattccgtcattgcaagccgttGGTGAGTATTGATGGCACCCATCTATATGGTAAGTATAGGGGAACGTTGCTTGTCgcaattgcacaggacgggaactccaacatactccctGTGGCATTTGCACTAgttgagggtgagaatgctgattcgtggtccttctttctctctcaccTTCGTCAGCACGTGACACCGCAGCCAGGTCTGCTAGTTATTtcggacaggcataacggcatcaaggccgcGCTTGAGGCTCCTGATGGGGAATGGCTACCTCCGGCTGCATACCGagcattctgcattcgacacgtagCAGCCAATTTTGCCCTCACCTTCAAGGGCAAGGACGCTCGGGGGCTTCTTGTGAATGCCACATATGCAAAGACCGAAGTGGAGTTCGATTACTGGTTTGACATTCTGCGCTCTGAGAATCCGGCGATGTGTGACTGGGCGAACAGGATTGAGTATTCGTTGTGGACCCAGTATTGTGATGAGGGGCGCAGATTCGGGCACATGACCACCAATATCtctgagtgtgtgaactcaatccATAAAGGTGTTAGGAACCTCCTTGTGTGCTCGTTGGTGAAGGCCACATACGGCAGGTTGGCTGAACTATTTGTCTGCAAGGGGAGGGAGGCACAGGCACAGCTGGGTAgcggacaacaattcagtcaataCCTGGTAAAGTGTATCGAGGCCAATCTGAAGACGGCTAGGTACTTCACGGTGACTGTATATGACAGGGATAACTCAGAGTACACGGTGGCAGAGACGACTCCGACTGGTTCGTTCTCATTGGGAAGCTACAGGGTCTCACTGGGTTCTCAGACATGTGATTGTGGGTACTTCCAGGCACTTCATTTCCCATGTCCGCACGCATTGGCATGCTATGCCTACTCACGTGTTACTTGGCAGCCATACGTCCACTCGGTGTATCGACTTAGTTCAGTTTTCAGTGTATATCAGATGGGATTCACTCCTCCCATCccggagggtttctggccacctTATGACGGCCCGACTGTTATACCAGACCCGAATATGAAGCGTGTGAGGGAGGGTCGTCCTAGGTCCACTCGGATACGGACCAATATGGATGAGGTAGATCCGAACCGGCCCAAGAAATGTGGCATCTGTAGGCAACCCGGACACACTCGCTGGAGCTGTCCACAGGCCGGAGGACCCAGTCATCCAGTGTGA